One segment of Mycolicibacterium baixiangningiae DNA contains the following:
- a CDS encoding bifunctional DNA primase/polymerase: protein MSSTNEVAPATTGGGNPLGIMLEHGFSVGPLAGKIPITAHGVVDFTRDRNVIASWKRKFGECNWGVTQVGVICLDVDPRNGGRVSALNLRPEHSTLCVQTGSGGWHLYYRHSGSVRGKVDGIPGIDIKAGGRGYLVAPGSIHPDTGRPYRLYRDAPIADLPEHLRALIVQPTYAPPARDAVLDKNSTSGDRWEGLVRAVHEAQPGNRNSTLFWAAARAAADSAPAAVYSALAAAAHEIGLGAHEIHQTIQSGQRKAAS, encoded by the coding sequence GTGAGCAGCACCAACGAGGTTGCCCCCGCCACGACTGGCGGGGGCAACCCCCTCGGCATCATGTTGGAGCATGGCTTCAGCGTCGGTCCGCTCGCCGGCAAGATCCCGATCACGGCCCACGGGGTGGTGGACTTCACCCGCGACCGCAACGTCATAGCGTCCTGGAAGCGCAAGTTCGGCGAATGCAACTGGGGTGTCACGCAAGTCGGTGTTATCTGCCTCGATGTCGACCCACGCAACGGGGGCAGAGTCTCGGCGCTCAACCTTCGACCCGAACACAGCACTTTATGCGTGCAGACCGGCTCAGGCGGATGGCACCTGTACTACCGGCACTCCGGTTCGGTGCGGGGCAAGGTCGATGGCATCCCCGGAATCGACATAAAAGCCGGCGGCCGTGGCTACCTCGTCGCACCCGGATCGATTCACCCAGACACCGGAAGGCCCTACCGGCTGTACCGTGACGCCCCTATCGCAGATCTCCCCGAACATCTGCGGGCGCTGATCGTCCAGCCCACCTACGCGCCTCCAGCGCGAGACGCAGTTCTAGACAAGAACTCCACCTCGGGCGACCGCTGGGAAGGACTGGTTCGCGCCGTGCACGAGGCCCAGCCCGGCAATCGGAACAGCACCTTGTTCTGGGCAGCAGCGAGGGCGGCAGCCGATTCGGCACCCGCAGCGGTCTACAGCGCGCTCGCCGCCGCCGCACACGAGATCGGCCTCGGCGCCCACGAGATCCACCAGACCATCCAAAGCGGCCAACGAAAGGCGGCATCGTAG
- a CDS encoding tyrosine-type recombinase/integrase: MPRERLRPGEHGRITEKSRGGRFFATCYVRDNDGERRRVERSSDKSAEDARRLLQRHLKDRRPPVAKQEVTDKTTLDELFEVWILAKAAEDGVSSQTVDQYRQVWAKHGANQLGALRIREVDTNRAHGHVQSMGATTQAKRLRMILLGMYSMATRFGIVTVNPIRETKPTKAVPKKVVRKIPSDVLERVRKAVRDYADREGPGPRPGRLLPAFVDLLVATGARPNEVLALRWSDCDTSGDPPTVTIRGTLIDHGRIVGKPLHRQDRRKGDAPEHTVMLPRVGVDALEELKTQSNGEGPVFANREGGWMSLANMRRTLRAALPEDLRTTITPHTFRRAVATVVRDELGPEKAQQQLSHAKLATTEKHYLQRHTEGPDVRAVLDRYTNQSGDN; encoded by the coding sequence ATGCCTAGGGAGCGGCTACGGCCTGGAGAGCATGGCCGAATCACGGAAAAGTCAAGGGGTGGAAGATTTTTCGCGACCTGCTACGTTCGCGACAATGATGGCGAACGGCGCCGCGTAGAGCGGTCCAGCGACAAGTCCGCCGAGGACGCCCGCCGACTGCTACAGCGTCACCTCAAGGACCGGCGCCCGCCCGTCGCGAAGCAAGAGGTCACCGACAAGACCACATTGGATGAGCTGTTCGAGGTGTGGATCTTGGCGAAGGCAGCCGAGGACGGGGTGTCGTCGCAAACAGTCGATCAATACCGACAGGTGTGGGCGAAACACGGAGCCAATCAACTCGGGGCGCTGCGCATTCGCGAAGTCGACACCAACCGGGCCCACGGACACGTACAGAGCATGGGGGCTACGACGCAGGCGAAGCGGTTGCGCATGATCTTGCTGGGCATGTACTCGATGGCCACCCGGTTCGGCATCGTCACCGTGAACCCAATCCGAGAGACAAAGCCAACCAAGGCGGTCCCCAAGAAGGTGGTGCGCAAGATCCCGTCCGATGTCCTTGAGCGCGTCCGGAAGGCAGTCCGCGACTATGCCGACCGCGAAGGGCCTGGACCGCGACCGGGGCGGCTACTGCCGGCATTCGTGGATCTGTTGGTGGCGACCGGGGCGAGACCGAATGAGGTCCTGGCGTTGCGATGGTCGGACTGCGATACCAGCGGAGACCCTCCCACTGTCACTATCCGGGGCACGCTGATCGACCACGGCCGCATCGTCGGGAAGCCGCTCCACCGTCAGGACAGACGCAAAGGGGACGCCCCTGAACACACGGTGATGCTCCCCCGCGTCGGGGTCGACGCACTGGAGGAGCTGAAGACCCAGTCGAATGGCGAGGGTCCCGTCTTCGCCAACCGCGAGGGCGGCTGGATGTCGCTGGCCAACATGCGCAGGACGTTACGGGCGGCGCTCCCAGAAGATCTGCGGACGACGATCACTCCGCACACATTCAGGCGGGCAGTCGCGACTGTGGTGCGTGACGAACTCGGACCGGAGAAGGCCCAGCAGCAGCTGTCGCACGCGAAGTTGGCGACCACCGAGAAGCACTATCTGCAACGTCACACCGAGGGGCCTGATGTCCGCGCTGTGCTCGACAGATACACCAACCAGAGCGGTGATAACTGA
- a CDS encoding pyridoxal phosphate-dependent aminotransferase produces MTARLRPELADIPAYTPGKTVPGAIKIASNETVHGPLPSVRAAIEKATDQINRYPDNGYLELREHLAGHLDGGAFAPEQIAVGCGSVSLCQQLIQITSSVGDEVVFAWRSFEIYPLQVRTAGATPVQVPLRDHTHDLDAMLAAITDRTRLIFVCNPNNPTSTVVDPEALARFVEAVPPHILIALDEAYVEYIRDDLLPDSFGLVRAHPNVVVLRTFSKAYGLAGLRVGYAVADPDIVTALGKVYVPFSATSISQAAAIASIDAADELLARTDEVVAERTRVSDTLREAGFTLPLSQANFVWLPLAERTLDFVEKAAENRLVVRPYGEDGVRVTVAAPHENDAFLDFARSWIGAR; encoded by the coding sequence GTGACCGCCCGCCTGCGCCCCGAATTGGCCGACATCCCGGCCTACACACCGGGTAAGACGGTTCCCGGTGCCATCAAGATCGCCAGCAACGAGACCGTGCACGGCCCGCTGCCGAGCGTGCGTGCCGCGATCGAGAAGGCGACCGACCAGATCAACCGCTATCCCGACAACGGTTACCTCGAACTGCGCGAGCACCTGGCCGGACACCTCGATGGCGGAGCGTTCGCCCCCGAGCAGATCGCCGTCGGCTGCGGTTCGGTCAGCCTGTGCCAGCAGTTGATCCAGATCACGTCGTCGGTGGGCGACGAGGTGGTGTTCGCCTGGCGCAGCTTCGAGATCTACCCCCTTCAGGTGCGCACGGCAGGCGCCACCCCCGTACAGGTGCCGCTGCGTGACCACACCCACGACCTCGACGCGATGCTGGCCGCGATCACCGACCGCACGCGACTGATCTTCGTCTGCAATCCGAACAACCCGACCAGCACCGTCGTCGACCCCGAGGCGCTGGCCCGGTTCGTCGAGGCCGTTCCGCCGCACATCCTCATCGCGCTCGACGAGGCCTACGTCGAATACATCCGCGACGACCTGCTGCCCGACAGCTTCGGGCTGGTCCGGGCGCACCCGAATGTCGTGGTGCTGCGGACGTTTTCGAAGGCCTACGGGCTGGCCGGGCTGCGCGTCGGATACGCGGTCGCCGACCCCGACATTGTCACCGCGCTGGGCAAGGTCTACGTACCGTTCTCCGCCACCAGCATCTCGCAGGCCGCGGCGATCGCCTCCATCGACGCCGCCGACGAACTGCTCGCCCGCACGGACGAGGTCGTCGCCGAACGCACCCGCGTCAGCGACACCCTGCGCGAGGCCGGGTTCACGCTGCCGCTCTCCCAGGCGAACTTCGTCTGGCTGCCGCTGGCCGAGCGCACCCTCGACTTCGTCGAGAAGGCCGCCGAGAACCGGTTGGTGGTACGCCCCTACGGCGAGGACGGTGTCCGCGTGACCGTCGCCGCACCCCACGAGAACGACGCCTTCCTGGACTTCGCCCGCAGTTGGATTGGAGCTCGATGA
- a CDS encoding DUF4334 domain-containing protein has product MSRTTFDELKDRTGTIADSELDDFWATLAPVDIDFMIGEWKGGEFHTGHKANGFMERLNWFGKTFHSATDAKPLVCLDADGNTFSNKEAMKGEASLWMEEFRGEVTASMVYDGAPVHDHFKKVDDNTLLGIMNGKGALDGNRHLYFYLERV; this is encoded by the coding sequence ATGAGCCGCACGACCTTCGACGAACTCAAGGACCGGACCGGCACCATCGCCGACTCGGAACTCGACGACTTCTGGGCGACGCTCGCACCGGTCGACATCGACTTCATGATCGGCGAGTGGAAGGGCGGCGAATTCCACACCGGCCACAAGGCCAACGGATTCATGGAGCGCCTCAACTGGTTCGGCAAGACGTTCCACTCCGCCACCGACGCCAAACCGCTGGTGTGCCTGGACGCCGACGGCAACACGTTCTCCAACAAAGAGGCGATGAAGGGTGAGGCCAGCCTCTGGATGGAGGAGTTCCGCGGTGAGGTGACCGCGTCGATGGTCTACGACGGCGCACCCGTGCACGACCACTTCAAGAAGGTCGACGACAACACCCTGCTGGGCATCATGAACGGCAAGGGCGCCCTCGACGGGAACCGCCACCTGTACTTCTACCTCGAGCGGGTCTAG
- a CDS encoding TIGR03086 family metal-binding protein: MRSDLPQGPDSPPTNELRSAELSLGVLHQVVRGIAEDDLGKQTPCEKFDVAGLTDHLLTSITVLGGAAGAEMPERDPSDSVERQVILAARPALDAWHRRGLDGAVDVGGHEMPADVLVSILSLEFLVHAWDYGAATGRDVPAPDSLSEYVLGLTQKFLTPEGRVRAGFDDAVEVAEDAPPLQRLLAFTGRRAEV; this comes from the coding sequence ATGCGTAGCGACCTGCCGCAGGGGCCCGACTCACCACCGACCAACGAACTGCGCAGTGCCGAACTCAGTCTCGGGGTGCTGCACCAGGTGGTCCGCGGAATCGCCGAAGACGACCTGGGCAAGCAGACGCCGTGCGAGAAGTTCGACGTCGCCGGCCTCACCGATCATCTGCTGACATCGATCACGGTTCTGGGCGGCGCGGCGGGTGCGGAGATGCCCGAGCGGGATCCGTCGGACTCCGTGGAACGTCAGGTGATCCTCGCCGCGCGGCCCGCGCTCGACGCGTGGCACCGCCGCGGACTGGACGGCGCCGTCGACGTCGGCGGACACGAGATGCCGGCCGACGTGCTGGTTAGCATCCTCTCGCTCGAATTCCTGGTGCACGCGTGGGATTACGGCGCGGCGACGGGGCGCGATGTGCCTGCGCCCGACTCGTTGAGCGAGTACGTGCTCGGTCTGACGCAGAAGTTCCTCACGCCGGAGGGCCGGGTTCGGGCGGGCTTCGACGACGCGGTGGAGGTGGCCGAGGACGCGCCGCCGCTGCAGCGGCTGTTGGCGTTCACCGGCCGTCGCGCGGAGGTCTAG
- a CDS encoding crotonase/enoyl-CoA hydratase family protein — translation MGNTYESVAVDVDGHVAQVTLIGPGKGNAMGPAFWAELPEVFTSLDADPNVRAIVLTGSGRNFSYGLDLVAMGAELPGLDAGAKSRADFHKRLQKMQGAITAVADSRTPTIASVHGWCIGGGVDLISAVDIRYASTDAKFSVREVKLAIVADVGSLARLPLILTDGHLRELALTGKDIDAARAEKIGLVNEVFDGPEASLAAAHATAKEIAANPPLTVHGVKDVLDQQRIARVSESLRYVAVWNSAFLPSKDLGEAVTAMFQKRPPNFTGE, via the coding sequence ATGGGCAATACATACGAGTCGGTGGCCGTCGACGTCGACGGCCACGTCGCGCAGGTGACGTTGATCGGTCCCGGCAAGGGCAACGCGATGGGGCCGGCGTTCTGGGCCGAACTGCCCGAGGTGTTCACCTCACTCGACGCCGATCCGAACGTGCGCGCCATCGTGCTCACCGGCTCGGGCCGCAACTTCAGCTACGGACTCGACCTGGTCGCCATGGGTGCTGAGCTGCCCGGTCTGGACGCCGGCGCCAAGTCCCGCGCCGACTTCCACAAGCGGCTGCAGAAGATGCAGGGCGCCATCACCGCCGTCGCCGACTCGCGCACCCCGACGATCGCCTCGGTGCACGGTTGGTGCATCGGCGGTGGTGTGGACCTCATCAGCGCGGTGGACATCCGCTACGCGAGCACCGACGCCAAGTTCTCGGTGCGCGAGGTGAAGCTGGCGATCGTCGCCGATGTCGGCAGCCTGGCGCGGCTGCCGCTGATCCTGACCGACGGCCACCTACGCGAGCTGGCGCTGACGGGTAAGGACATCGACGCGGCGCGCGCAGAGAAGATCGGGCTGGTCAACGAGGTGTTCGACGGTCCGGAGGCCTCGCTGGCGGCCGCGCACGCCACCGCGAAGGAGATCGCGGCGAACCCCCCGCTGACCGTCCACGGCGTCAAGGACGTCCTCGATCAGCAGCGCATCGCCCGGGTGTCCGAAAGCCTGCGGTATGTGGCGGTATGGAACTCGGCGTTCCTGCCGTCGAAGGATCTCGGCGAGGCCGTCACCGCGATGTTCCAAAAGCGGCCGCCGAACTTCACCGGCGAATGA
- a CDS encoding MarR family winged helix-turn-helix transcriptional regulator has translation MEGMIGGRTASDMPGLDIAEQRSWQNFLDAALRVYATLNKSLVEQHHLTLNDVRLLDMLDKSPTGSARMGDLAEALMSLPSRVTRQIRRLEMQGLVRRGASPDDGRGVLASITDQGRSLVGEAMVTYGEGVRAHFLGRLSRPQIAAMGENCRRVSAAMRAGSAPARLGRV, from the coding sequence ATGGAGGGGATGATAGGGGGGCGTACGGCAAGCGATATGCCGGGCCTCGACATTGCAGAACAGCGGTCCTGGCAAAACTTTCTCGATGCTGCGTTGAGGGTCTACGCGACGCTGAACAAGTCGTTGGTGGAACAGCATCACCTGACTCTCAACGACGTCCGGCTGCTCGACATGCTGGACAAGTCGCCGACCGGGTCGGCGCGGATGGGTGACCTGGCCGAGGCGTTGATGTCGCTGCCCAGCCGGGTGACGCGGCAGATCCGCAGGCTGGAGATGCAGGGTCTGGTGCGGCGGGGGGCCAGCCCGGACGACGGTCGCGGGGTGCTGGCGTCGATCACCGATCAGGGGCGGAGCCTGGTGGGTGAGGCGATGGTCACTTACGGCGAGGGCGTGCGCGCTCATTTCCTGGGCAGGCTGTCTCGGCCGCAGATCGCGGCGATGGGGGAGAACTGCCGCCGGGTGAGCGCCGCGATGCGGGCGGGCTCGGCGCCCGCCAGGCTCGGCCGGGTGTAG
- a CDS encoding NAD(P)H-quinone oxidoreductase: MHAIVAESPEKLIWTEVPERALQSGEVRIDVVAAGINRADLLQAAGKYPPPKGASDIMGLEVSGIIAEIADGVSEWSVGQPVCALLAGGGYAENVTVPAGQVMPLPESVELAQAAALPEVACTVWSNVVMTAGLGAGQVLLVHGGASGIGTHAIQVARALGCRVAVTAGSANKLDLCRGLGAEVTINYRDEDFVERLRAETDGAGADVILDIMGAAYLDRNIDALATGGRLVIIGMQGGTKGELNIGKLLAKRAGVTATALRSRPVTGPGSKSDIVADVVANVWPMVADGRVRPIIGAEFPVQEAQAAQEMLASGEVSGKVLLRVRD; this comes from the coding sequence ATGCATGCGATCGTCGCGGAGTCACCTGAGAAGCTGATTTGGACGGAAGTACCTGAACGCGCACTTCAATCGGGTGAAGTGCGAATTGACGTGGTTGCCGCCGGGATAAACCGCGCCGACCTGCTGCAGGCGGCCGGCAAGTATCCACCCCCGAAGGGCGCCAGCGACATCATGGGACTCGAAGTGTCCGGCATCATCGCCGAGATAGCGGACGGGGTCTCCGAGTGGTCCGTCGGCCAGCCGGTGTGCGCTTTGCTGGCGGGCGGCGGTTACGCGGAGAACGTCACCGTTCCCGCCGGTCAGGTCATGCCGCTCCCTGAGTCGGTGGAACTCGCCCAGGCGGCGGCGCTACCGGAAGTGGCGTGCACGGTGTGGTCCAACGTCGTGATGACCGCCGGACTCGGGGCCGGACAGGTCCTTCTCGTCCACGGCGGTGCCAGCGGCATCGGCACCCACGCCATCCAGGTCGCGCGTGCGCTCGGCTGCCGGGTCGCCGTCACCGCGGGGTCGGCCAACAAGCTCGACCTGTGCCGGGGACTGGGTGCCGAGGTGACCATCAACTACCGCGACGAGGACTTCGTCGAACGTCTGCGCGCCGAGACCGATGGGGCCGGCGCCGACGTGATCCTCGACATCATGGGAGCGGCCTACCTCGACCGCAACATCGACGCACTGGCCACGGGCGGACGCCTCGTCATCATCGGCATGCAGGGCGGCACCAAGGGCGAACTCAACATCGGCAAGCTGCTCGCCAAGCGCGCCGGCGTGACGGCGACTGCGCTGCGCTCCCGCCCGGTGACCGGGCCGGGCAGCAAGAGCGACATCGTCGCCGACGTGGTCGCGAACGTGTGGCCGATGGTCGCCGACGGCCGGGTGCGCCCGATCATCGGGGCGGAGTTCCCGGTGCAGGAGGCCCAGGCCGCTCAGGAGATGCTCGCCTCCGGTGAGGTGTCGGGCAAGGTGCTGCTGCGCGTGCGGGACTGA
- a CDS encoding cysteine desulfurase-like protein, with amino-acid sequence MAYDVARVRGLHPSLGDGWVHFDAQHGMLLPDAVATTVSTAFRGSMSTTMGPHPSARRSAAVLNAARQAVADLVNGDPRGVVLGADRALLLASLADAASSRVGLGYEMVVTRLDDEANVAPWLRAANRYGAKIKWAEVDIETGELPAWQWEGLITGPTRLVAIASASSTIGTVTDLRAVTKLVHEVGGLVVVDHSAAAPYRLIDLEEIDADVVAVNAVAWGGPPIGALVFRDPSTIDQFGSVSLDPYATGPARLEVGVHQFGMLAGLVASVEYLAGLDENATGTRRERLSLSMQSATSYMGRLFDYLLMSLRSLPLVMVIGQPEVRIPVLSFAVRDVSAEKVVQRLADNGVLAIANANSRVLDVIGVDDIGGAVTVGLAHYTTTAEVDQLVRALASLG; translated from the coding sequence ATGGCATACGACGTCGCCCGGGTGCGTGGATTGCACCCCTCATTGGGCGACGGCTGGGTGCATTTCGACGCGCAGCACGGGATGCTGCTGCCCGATGCGGTGGCCACGACGGTCTCGACCGCGTTCCGCGGGTCGATGTCGACCACCATGGGCCCGCATCCGTCGGCCCGGCGCAGTGCCGCCGTCCTGAATGCCGCCCGCCAGGCGGTCGCCGATCTCGTGAACGGCGACCCGCGCGGTGTGGTGCTCGGCGCCGATCGCGCCCTGCTGCTGGCGTCGCTCGCGGATGCGGCGTCGTCACGGGTGGGGTTGGGCTACGAGATGGTGGTCACCCGACTCGACGACGAGGCGAACGTCGCGCCGTGGCTGCGTGCGGCGAACCGATACGGCGCCAAGATCAAATGGGCCGAGGTCGACATCGAGACCGGCGAACTCCCCGCCTGGCAGTGGGAGGGCTTGATCACCGGGCCGACGCGGCTGGTGGCGATCGCGTCGGCGTCGTCGACGATCGGGACGGTGACCGACCTGCGGGCGGTGACCAAGCTGGTGCACGAGGTGGGCGGGCTGGTGGTCGTCGACCACTCCGCGGCCGCGCCCTACCGGCTGATCGACCTCGAGGAGATCGACGCTGACGTGGTGGCGGTCAACGCCGTCGCGTGGGGTGGCCCGCCGATCGGCGCGCTCGTCTTCCGCGATCCGTCGACCATCGACCAGTTCGGGTCGGTGTCGCTGGATCCGTACGCGACCGGGCCTGCACGGTTGGAGGTCGGCGTCCACCAGTTCGGCATGCTCGCCGGGCTGGTCGCCAGCGTCGAGTACCTGGCCGGCCTCGACGAGAACGCGACCGGCACCAGGCGTGAGCGTCTGTCGCTGTCGATGCAGTCCGCCACGTCCTACATGGGCCGGCTCTTCGACTACCTGCTGATGTCGCTGCGTTCGCTGCCGCTGGTGATGGTGATCGGTCAGCCCGAGGTCCGTATCCCGGTGCTGAGCTTCGCCGTCCGTGACGTGTCGGCGGAGAAGGTGGTGCAGCGGCTCGCCGACAACGGCGTGCTGGCGATCGCGAATGCGAACTCGCGGGTCCTCGACGTCATCGGCGTCGACGACATCGGTGGCGCGGTGACCGTCGGGCTGGCGCACTACACGACCACCGCCGAGGTGGATCAGCTGGTGCGCGCGCTGGCGTCGCTGGGCTGA
- a CDS encoding bacterial proteasome activator family protein, translated as MTLNNDDDNIEIIGGDAPGGNDQDGNGKSLADLVEQPAKVMRIGTMIKQLLEEVRAAPLDDASRNRLREIHHTSIRELEEGLAPELREELERLTLPFTEDTVPSDAELRIAQAQLVGWLEGLFHGIQTALFAQQMAARAQLEQMRQGALPPGIVVPGQRGGPAHPGTGQYL; from the coding sequence ATGACGCTCAACAACGACGACGACAACATCGAGATCATCGGCGGCGACGCCCCCGGCGGAAACGACCAGGACGGGAACGGCAAATCGCTGGCCGACCTGGTCGAACAACCCGCCAAGGTGATGCGGATCGGCACCATGATCAAACAACTCCTGGAAGAGGTGCGGGCCGCTCCCCTCGACGACGCCAGCCGCAACCGGCTCCGCGAGATCCACCACACGAGCATCCGCGAACTGGAGGAGGGCCTTGCGCCGGAGCTGCGCGAGGAACTCGAACGGCTGACGCTGCCGTTCACCGAGGACACCGTTCCGTCCGACGCCGAACTGCGCATCGCCCAGGCGCAGCTCGTCGGGTGGCTCGAAGGGTTGTTCCACGGCATCCAGACCGCCCTGTTCGCCCAGCAGATGGCCGCAAGGGCCCAGCTCGAACAGATGCGCCAGGGCGCGTTGCCTCCGGGCATCGTGGTGCCGGGCCAGCGCGGCGGACCAGCGCACCCCGGCACCGGGCAGTACCTCTAG
- the wzt gene encoding galactan export ABC transporter ATP-binding subunit Wzt/RfbE, giving the protein MAVPRIETRDAWVEFPIFDAKTRSLKKAFLGKAGGAIGRNESNVVVIEALRDITMSLELGDRVGLVGHNGAGKSTLLRLLSGIYEPTRGSATVTGRVAPVFDLGVGMDPEISGFENIVIRGLFLGQTRKQMMAKIDEIAEFTELGDYLSMPLRTYSTGMRVRLAMGVVTSIDPEILLLDEGIGAVDAEFLKKAQSRLQSLVERSGILVFASHSNEFLARLCKTAMWIDHGTIKMAGDIEDVVRAYEGEDAARHVREVLDEHRGDWSPDERSREENPAADERSREENPAADEPAR; this is encoded by the coding sequence GTGGCAGTTCCTCGTATCGAGACCCGTGACGCATGGGTCGAATTCCCCATTTTCGATGCCAAGACCCGGTCGCTGAAGAAGGCGTTCCTCGGTAAGGCCGGCGGCGCGATCGGCCGCAACGAGTCGAACGTCGTCGTCATCGAGGCGCTTCGCGACATCACGATGTCGCTGGAACTCGGTGACCGCGTCGGGCTGGTCGGGCACAACGGCGCGGGCAAGTCGACGCTGCTGCGGCTGCTGTCGGGTATCTACGAACCGACCCGCGGATCTGCCACCGTCACCGGCCGGGTCGCGCCCGTGTTCGACCTCGGGGTGGGCATGGATCCGGAGATCTCCGGATTCGAGAACATCGTCATCCGCGGGCTGTTCCTCGGTCAGACCCGCAAACAGATGATGGCCAAGATCGACGAGATCGCCGAGTTCACCGAACTCGGCGACTACCTGTCCATGCCGCTGCGCACCTACTCGACCGGTATGCGCGTGCGGTTGGCGATGGGTGTCGTCACGAGTATCGACCCGGAGATCCTGCTGCTCGACGAGGGTATCGGAGCCGTCGACGCCGAATTCCTCAAGAAGGCGCAGTCGCGGCTGCAGAGCCTGGTCGAGCGCTCGGGAATCCTGGTGTTCGCCAGCCATTCCAACGAGTTCCTCGCACGGCTGTGCAAGACCGCGATGTGGATCGACCACGGCACCATCAAGATGGCGGGCGACATCGAGGATGTCGTGCGGGCCTACGAGGGCGAGGACGCCGCGCGGCACGTGCGCGAAGTGCTCGACGAGCACCGCGGGGACTGGTCGCCCGACGAGCGCTCGCGCGAGGAGAATCCAGCCGCCGACGAGCGCTCGCGCGAGGAGAATCCAGCCGCCGACGAGCCCGCCCGATGA
- the glfT1 gene encoding galactofuranosyltransferase GlfT1, which yields MTEAVYAVVVTHRRPESLARSLDALSAQTRRPDGLIVVDNDDDSQVRDLVAGQPIPSTYLGSRRNLGGAGGFALGMLHALAAGADWVWLADDDGRPLGPSVLDTLLSCAERHGLAEVSPMVCDIDDPTRLAFPLRRGLAWRRRVSQLGEGDLLPGIASLFNGALFRASTIEAVGVPDLRLFVRGDEVELHRRLVRSGLPFGTCLRATYVHPCGTDEFKPILGGRMHTQYPDDATKRFFTYRNRGYLLSQPGLRKLLPQEWVRFGWYFLVSRRDVPGLREWIRLRRLGREEKFGRPGT from the coding sequence ATGACTGAGGCCGTCTACGCCGTCGTGGTCACCCACCGGCGTCCGGAGTCGTTGGCGCGATCGCTCGACGCGCTGTCCGCCCAGACCAGGCGGCCCGACGGGCTGATCGTCGTCGACAACGACGACGACTCCCAGGTGCGCGACCTGGTCGCCGGCCAACCGATCCCGTCGACCTATCTGGGGTCGCGCCGCAACCTCGGCGGCGCAGGCGGTTTCGCGCTCGGCATGCTGCATGCGCTCGCCGCGGGCGCGGACTGGGTGTGGCTGGCCGACGACGACGGGCGGCCGCTGGGTCCGTCGGTGCTCGATACGCTGCTGTCCTGTGCCGAGCGCCACGGGCTGGCCGAGGTGTCGCCGATGGTGTGCGACATCGACGACCCGACCCGGTTGGCGTTCCCGCTGCGCCGGGGGCTGGCGTGGCGGCGACGCGTCTCCCAACTCGGTGAGGGGGATCTGTTGCCGGGCATCGCCTCGCTGTTCAACGGCGCGCTGTTCCGCGCGTCGACGATCGAGGCGGTCGGAGTGCCGGATCTGCGCCTGTTCGTCCGTGGCGACGAGGTGGAACTGCACCGCCGCCTCGTGCGCTCGGGGCTGCCGTTCGGCACCTGTCTGAGAGCGACCTACGTCCACCCGTGCGGCACTGACGAATTCAAACCGATCCTCGGCGGGCGCATGCACACGCAGTATCCCGACGACGCGACCAAACGCTTCTTCACCTACCGCAATCGCGGATACCTGTTGTCCCAGCCGGGGCTGCGCAAGCTGCTGCCACAGGAGTGGGTGCGGTTCGGCTGGTACTTCCTGGTGTCCCGCCGCGACGTCCCCGGACTGCGGGAGTGGATCCGGTTGCGCCGTCTTGGTCGTGAGGAGAAATTCGGGAGGCCGGGCACATGA